CGGAGTGATGAGGGATGGAAAAGAATTTGTGGATCCGTAGGACGCTCTTTTCAAAGAGGCATTCATGCAAAATAAAAGATCACAAGAATCCTGAAGATTACTCAATTCGGTAAAAGAACATTTCATTGGTTGTCACTGTTATCTCCAAGTGTTAGATATTCAGAAAATGTTTATGTGGTTTCTCGATCGATTTCAGTCAGCGTCTCTTGGATGGATGAGTTTAATTGGGTTAACTCTCGTTGTAAATCGTGTATCTGTTGACGCAGTTCCTTGACTTCACTAAGTCTTTTCCGATCTGCGTGTTTACGGCGGCGGTGTTCAATAAGTTGAGGACGATTCAAACGTAATCGTTGAATGTAAAATGTCCCCTCAAGAGTTTCACCAATGAGTTCATTGTTTTGCTGTTCGCGAAGATGAGAGGTTAGGTCGTCTTCAAGGGGGTGAAGTAAGCGAACGTGCGGAATTTGGGCTTCGTGCCAATACGCTCCTTTGTGCTCATTACACCGGTGGCAACAGTAAACGAGATTCTCATCATCGTTTGTGCCACCATGAACTGTTGGATGGTGGTGATCCACTGTCAGCGTTGCTCCAACGTCTGATTCGTGAACACCACAATATCCACAACTGTATGCGTAATGCTGCCGAATCCTCTCACGTTGTGATGAATCCATCCTATCACTTTGCTTCAATATATTCTTTTGATAAATTTTGGCCAGTGAGACGATAATACTTATCGGCAAGTCGTGCGCGTTTTGATTGGACCCGCGTCAGGTACGCGCGAGCATCGGTTAGCAGTTGCTTGTGCTCAGTAACGATGTCTTGCAATTGTGAGGCGATTTCTTCAAGCTCTGCTTTTTCTTCCCGCAACCGTCGACTCTCTTCCTTCGCAGGTTTTAACGCTTCCGCTTCCTCGGCATCTAACTCAGCAAAGATGGCTAAAAGTTCTGCCTGCTCTTGTTCTGTTAAAGTCCCTTCTGCCTCTCGGAGTCGCAGCTGTTCTAATCTATACTGCCTGTTTGTGTCTTTCATGATTATGTTCTCCTACGGTTTGGCGACCTAACCCTGCTTTAGGTGTTCAACGTTTTATATTTTTACTTTTCAATCGGTGGCAAAACTTTCCAATGGTGGAAGTTCCGGATAATTTCCTCGGGCATGTCGCCACGCGAGGAGGCCTTCGACGATCATCCATATCTGTAAGCCTTCGACGACAATACCGAATCCGAAAAGCAAATATTTACCAGTGAAAAGCCAACCCATTTCCGGATTGAACATCTGGTGGAGCATCGCCCATGCAGGCATGATGAGCATGACGATCATCGGGAGGAGTGCAAACCAGATCGGTTTGTTGCGGCGCAGGAGATAGAAAACGATAACCATGAAGGCTAATCCGGCTAAGAGTTGATTCGTCGCACCGAAGAGGGGCCAGAGCGTCAAACCCCCACTGCCGGGACCACTCGGTCCCTGTAGCAGAGCGACTGCGGCAGCGAGCACTAACGCGAATGCAGTCGCTATATAACGGTTGGTTAACGGCTTGAAGTTAACCGTTTGCGCCAGTTCATAGATAACATACCGTTGGAGCCGCGTTGCTGTGTCTAAGGTTGTGGCGGCGAAACTTGCAACAAGGACCGCCATAATCGCAATGCCCATCTTGAGCGGAATACCGAGAGAGGCGAGAAAATTCCCACCCCCATCAACAAACGCACTCACCTTCGCCTTGAGTCCGTGGCTTACCCAACCGCTGACGACCGTAGTCGTCCCATCAGCGTTTATTTCCGTTTTGATAGCATAGCGTGCTTTCCACGCGTCGTGATTTGTAACGGGAGTTGCGCTATCTGCCTTGACAACCGGTTGGAACGCGTAGTTTGCCCCGGTACCCGTTCGGTTGAAAATCCCCATACCGATGCCAGCACAACAAGCAAGAATAACGATAACGGCGAGTCCGCCCTCGAGTAGCATTGCGCCGTATCCAACGTATTGTGCGTCGCCTTCGGATGCGACCTGTTTACTGGAAGTCCCGGAACTCACCATACAGTGGAAACCGCTGACTGCACCGCACGCAATCGTAATAAAGAGGAAGGGCCAAATCGGTGGCGCATCGGGTGGGATGTCTGAGGCGACAGCAGGGGCGGAGGCTGTCAGATCCGCTCTGCCTGTCAAGCCTGCAACGGCAAGTCCAAGCACTAAGAGGAGGAGTGCTAATACGAGTTCATGACTGTTGATGAAATCACGGGGTTGCAGAAGCGTCCAAACGGGCAATACCGAGGCGATAAAACAGTAGACGAAAAGCACCAGTGTCCAGATCACTACGACGTTTAGGTAGGTTTTTCCGAGCAGCGGGATACCGAACCATTGCGCCAAGTCGATCGGCAGCAGATATGCTCCGACTGCCATCCCGATGTACATGATACCGAGCGCGACAATGGACGGGATGAGAATATTGCCCCCCCTGCGATAGATCCAGATACCAATGGCGACTGCGAGCGGAATTTCGATCCAAACAGACAAGACGGATTCAGGATAGTAGGAGAAAATCAGGGCAATGACCAAGCCGAAGATGGCAAGGACAATCGTCAGTCCCATAAAGAGGACGAAGAGGAAGAGGAATTTCGCGCGGGGACCGATCATTCGACCCGCAACTTCGCCGACGCTTTGTCCACGATTGCGGAGGGATACAACGAGCGCACCGAAGTCATGCACAGCACCGATGAAAACTGAGCCGAGGACGACCCATAGCAACGCTGGTAGCCAGCCCCAAAAAACGGCAATTGCGGGTCCTACGATTGGACCTGTGCCTGCGATACTCGTGAAGTGATGCCCAAAGATGACCTCTTTTTTCGTTGGAACGTAATCGACATCATCGCGCAATTCTTGACTCGGTACTGTGGCTTCGGAATCTAATCCGAAGATCTTTTGCGCTAACCATTTGCCATACGTATGATAGGCGACGATGAAACCGATAAAGCTCAAGATCGCAATAAGAAGCGTGTTCATCTTTTAATCTTACCTTGCGGAGGAACAACGGGCATTTGGACTTTGACGGACGTTGCTCATATCCGCCTGCGTGTTTTTGCTTGGGGTTTTTGCTTGGGCGTTTCTGCGTATTTCTGCGTATTGTTGGCTTGCTGCGGACATCCGTCAAACTTTTACTTTTTAATTATGCGCTAAGCGTTAAAGTTTGGCTTATCTAACTCCCATCAAAACCTCAAATGTGAGCTGATCCAATTTCTCGTATCCGAGTCCTTTTTGTGCGAGGGTGTCCGGTTCAAAGTCTATCTTTCTGAGTTTTCCGACACTCTCGGCGTTGTAATTTGCCATGAGCGATTCGAGTTCAGGATCGCGTGCTTGTATTTCAGCGAGAATCCCCTGAATTTCCGCATCTTCATTGAAACGGCGTGCTTTCTCTTTCAAAATCAGATAACTCCGCATGCACCCTGCGGCAAAGTCCCAGACGCCTTGTTCGTCCTCAGTCCTGTAGGCGTGTGCGTCAAAGTGGCGAGAACCGTCCCAGTTCATATCTTCAAGAAACTTGACGAGGAAGAACGCGCCTTTGATGTTTTCAGAACCGAAGCGCAAGTCTTGGTCAAAACGACTCATCTTCTGGTCGTTGAGGTCAATGTGGAAAAGTTTACCCGCTTCGTAGGCTTGTGCGACCCCGTGAATGAAACTCAAACCTGCCATTGTTTCATGAGCAAATTCGGGATTCACACCGACCATTTCTGGATGATCCAG
This genomic window from Candidatus Poribacteria bacterium contains:
- a CDS encoding HNH endonuclease, yielding MDSSQRERIRQHYAYSCGYCGVHESDVGATLTVDHHHPTVHGGTNDDENLVYCCHRCNEHKGAYWHEAQIPHVRLLHPLEDDLTSHLREQQNNELIGETLEGTFYIQRLRLNRPQLIEHRRRKHADRKRLSEVKELRQQIHDLQRELTQLNSSIQETLTEIDRETT
- a CDS encoding carbon starvation protein A, encoding MNTLLIAILSFIGFIVAYHTYGKWLAQKIFGLDSEATVPSQELRDDVDYVPTKKEVIFGHHFTSIAGTGPIVGPAIAVFWGWLPALLWVVLGSVFIGAVHDFGALVVSLRNRGQSVGEVAGRMIGPRAKFLFLFVLFMGLTIVLAIFGLVIALIFSYYPESVLSVWIEIPLAVAIGIWIYRRGGNILIPSIVALGIMYIGMAVGAYLLPIDLAQWFGIPLLGKTYLNVVVIWTLVLFVYCFIASVLPVWTLLQPRDFINSHELVLALLLLVLGLAVAGLTGRADLTASAPAVASDIPPDAPPIWPFLFITIACGAVSGFHCMVSSGTSSKQVASEGDAQYVGYGAMLLEGGLAVIVILACCAGIGMGIFNRTGTGANYAFQPVVKADSATPVTNHDAWKARYAIKTEINADGTTTVVSGWVSHGLKAKVSAFVDGGGNFLASLGIPLKMGIAIMAVLVASFAATTLDTATRLQRYVIYELAQTVNFKPLTNRYIATAFALVLAAAVALLQGPSGPGSGGLTLWPLFGATNQLLAGLAFMVIVFYLLRRNKPIWFALLPMIVMLIMPAWAMLHQMFNPEMGWLFTGKYLLFGFGIVVEGLQIWMIVEGLLAWRHARGNYPELPPLESFATD